One genomic window of Tetrapisispora phaffii CBS 4417 chromosome 13, complete genome includes the following:
- the MUM2 gene encoding Mum2p (similar to Saccharomyces cerevisiae MUM2 (YBR057C); ancestral locus Anc_3.269) — MEYNSNGKDFYPNEVKNSQICNNKQNNSINMGEIYMNNLGIFNQNTMLSGENIPSNFKPTSTNQVQGQVWSEYNNFNEQSYAYKGSNNIRTNGTNNQQINENNKLFNNNLNEQNARKILREKDKKIQELQDELNKYKTSITTGSGNKVRNKKKQKEDNQNNTKQLKSKNYIEIFRALSSALNKKEIELSKSKGDLRNIMTALALDPQNNVAKYSNIDLESISQGIVTQIEQLVGENQTMSNLISYENSKKIDIELELIKKENKALQKQIDKLKTNQKY; from the coding sequence ATGGAGTATAACAGTAACGGTAAAGATTTTTATCCAAATGAAGTAAAGAATTCACAAATATGTAACAACAAACAGAATAATTCCATAAATATGGGTGAAATTTATATGAATAATCTTGGAATCTTTAATCAAAACACAATGCTATCAGGTGAGAATATACCATCAAATTTTAAGCCAACATCTACAAATCAAGTACAAGGACAGGTTTGGTcagaatataataatttcaatgaacAAAGTTATGCATATAAAGGCAGTAACAATATAAGAACCAATGGTACTAATAATCAACAAATAAACGAAAACAACAaactttttaataacaatttgaatgaacaaaatgcaagaaaaatattgagaGAAAAGGACAAAAAAATACAGGAGTTACAAGATGAACTGAATAAGTATAAGACTTCTATTACGACGGGTTCAGGAAACAAAGttagaaacaaaaaaaagcaaaaagaagataatCAGAATAACACTAAACagttaaaatcaaaaaattatatagaaatatttagagCTCTGTCATCGGCACTCaataagaaagaaatagaaTTATCGAAAAGCAAAGGAGATTTAAGGAATATTATGACAGCATTAGCATTAGATCCTCAAAATAATGTTGCAAAATACAGTAATATTGACCTTGAGTCGATATCTCAAGGCATAGTAACGCAAATAGAACAATTAGTAGGAGAGAATCAAACAATGTcgaatttaatatcttatgagaattcaaaaaaaattgatattgaactagaattaataaagaaggAAAATAAAGCAttacaaaaacaaattgatAAACTTAAAActaatcaaaaatattga
- the UBP14 gene encoding ubiquitin-specific protease UBP14 (similar to Saccharomyces cerevisiae UBP14 (YBR058C); ancestral locus Anc_3.270), translating into MTDKLLSTVTVPNIIGKSECIYCFESPFNKTESQSINSVEHSLNTCISCFQAVCRRHLGLHMNVTNHLCDSPHLSYLEIAKVIKPDSEEEQTLKETGSNKKLKLQVIDKSEDETYNTLWALKAYNSINDESANILSTDKDTQVSEESKNIIDKIINAKAQELVDQTTSWELEVKSCSHSRALSDQINTQSNNDSNLNQCSSCDLTENLWLCLHCGNVGCGREQVGIDGNSHALKHFETNEDHPIAIKLGSLSSSSNDVYCYSCNDEVTFDNKEDLSKILLNYGVDLQNKQANEKTLVELQVEQNMNWDFKMMDSQGNDLVKLNSNKDLGCGLINLGNSCYMNSVIKVLLNGGIPGWSLDSIGSSFPMDVVYPSNNLLCQLIKLNIAMKIEPERYPDGIKPTSFKKCITRGNAEFSSGKQQDSMEFFTFLTNQLDKKIFKNINKENNPNNLFKFSLEERMQCNNCKAVKYITQTEEHLQLPLKENQKAQTLTENIENYFNGEEVDFTCPHCTTSTSVLKTPAFKSYPSTLIINPIRIKLENLGLIKIDNELNMPGLGNNDYLDLSPYKSKGFNPDSEVLMKDEEESNKFVPNQTSVAQLNEMGFTLNAVTRALFATGNQDTESAMNWLFQHMEDFDLNEPFTPPVKSKSNDCDPEALNNMIAMGLYPKLCKKALLLNNHDVNKSVEWVFGNMDDDGELDFNEETTVPDEIIGFDQPASYQLTAVVCHKGNSVHSGHYVAFIKKNIDNKSNWVLFNDEKIVLAQDTDELKKNGYIYVYTRCS; encoded by the coding sequence atgacGGATAAACTTTTATCGACTGTAACGGTTCCTAATATCATCGGTAAAAGTGAAtgtatttattgttttgaaaGCCCATTTAACAAAACAGAATCGCAGTCTATTAACTCAGTTGAACATTCATTAAACACATGCATTTCATGTTTCCAAGCAGTTTGTAGAAGACATCTAGGTTTACATATGAATGTTACTAATCATTTATGTGATTCGCCACATTTATCTTACTTGGAAATTGCTAAAGTGATTAAACCTGACAGCGAAGAAGAACAAACGCTAAAAGAAACCGGAagcaataaaaaattgaagttaCAAGTCATAGATAAATCAGAGGATGAAACTTATAATACATTATGGGCTTTGAAAGCCTATAACTCTATCAATGATGAATCCgcaaatattttatctaCTGATAAGGATACTCAAGTAAGTGAAGAGtctaaaaatataatcgataaaataataaatgcTAAAGCTCAAGAATTGGTGGATCAGACAACTTCCTGGGAACTTGAGGTAAAATCATGTTCTCATTCAAGAGCATTAAGTGATCAGATTAATACTCAAAGTAACAATGATTCTAATCTAAATCAATGTTCTTCTTGTGATCTAACAGAAAATTTATGGTTATGTTTACACTGTGGCAATGTCGGTTGTGGTAGGGAACAAGTTGGAATTGATGGAAATTCACATGCTTTGAAacattttgaaacaaatgAAGATCATCCTATCGCAATTAAATTAGGATCACTATCTAGTTCTTCAAATGATGTGTACTGTTATTCATGTAATGATGAAGTTACATTCGACAATAAGGAAGATCtaagtaaaatattattaaactaTGGTGTTGATTTACAAAACAAACAAGCTAATGAAAAAACCTTAGTTGAATTGCAAGTTGaacaaaatatgaattgGGATTTTAAAATGATGGATTCACAAGGAAATGACTTGGTTAAATTAAACAGTAATAAAGATTTAGGTTGCGGCTTAATAAATTTGGGTAACTCTTGCTATATGAATTCTGTAATTAAGGTGCTATTAAATGGTGGTATTCCTGGATGGTCTTTAGATAGTATTGGATCTTCTTTTCCAATGGATGTTGTCTATCCAtccaataatttattgtgtcagttaataaaattgaatattgcGATGAAAATAGAACCTGAGCGTTATCCAGATGGTATTAAACCTACATCCTTTAAGAAATGTATTACGCGTGGTAATGCAGAGTTTAGTTCAGGAAAACAGCAAGATTCAATGGAATTTTTTACTTTCTTGACTAATCAATTagacaaaaaaatattcaaaaatatcaataagGAGAACAACccaaataatttatttaaattttctttggAAGAAAGAATGCAATGTAACAATTGTAAAGCAGTCAAATATATTACGCAAACAGAAGAACATTTGCAGTTGccattaaaagaaaatcaGAAAGCTCAAACTTTGACAGAGAATATTGAAAACTATTTCAATGGTGAGGAAGTAGATTTCACATGTCCTCACTGTACAACGTCAACTAGCGTACTCAAAACCCCAGCATTTAAGTCATACCCAAGTActctaataataaaccCAATAAGAAttaaattggaaaatttaGGGTTGATTAAAATTGACaatgaattgaatatgCCAGGACTTGGTAATAATGATTACTTAGATTTATCTCCTTATAAATCAAAGGGTTTTAATCCTGACAGCGAAGTTTTAATGAAAGACGAAGAAGAATCCAATAAATTTGTTCCAAATCAGACATCTGTAGCTCAGCTGAATGAAATGGGCTTCACTTTAAATGCGGTCACAAGAGCATTATTTGCCACTGGTAACCAGGATACTGAAAGTGCTATGAATTGGTTATTCCAACATATGGAGGACTTTGATTTGAATGAACCGTTCACTCCACCAGTCAAATCGAAATCCAATGATTGTGATCCTGAAgcattaaataatatgatTGCAATGGGTTTATATCCAAAGTTGTGTAAGAAAGCACTTTTACTGAATAACCATGATGTTAATAAAAGTGTCGAATGGGTGTTTGGTAACATGGATGATGATGGCGAACTGGACTTTAATGAAGAAACAACGGTTCCTGATGAAATAATTGGATTTGATCAACCAGCTTCATATCAGTTAACTGCAGTAGTTTGTCATAAAGGTAATTCAGTTCATTCGGGACATTATGTTGCcttcattaaaaaaaatattgataataaatctaACTGggtattatttaatgatgaaaaGATTGTTCTTGCTCAAGATACTGATGAGTTGAAAAAGAATGgttatatttatgtataCACCAGATGTAGCTAA
- the EHD3 gene encoding mitochondrial 37S ribosomal protein mS47 (similar to Saccharomyces cerevisiae EHD3 (YDR036C); ancestral locus Anc_3.271): MLRSVKQKSSLLKNVSTANYRRMINNKPLANIENVMNVPVHFTVKDTARIITLNRPNKLNALNTEMSDSIFNTLNEYAKSSATKLIIFNSSNQPRSFCAGGDVATVAIDNLNQKIKDSIKFFESEYSLNFQIATYDKPIVAIMNGITMGGGVGLAIHAPFRISTENTKWAMPEMDIGFFPDVGTTFALPRILNISNEKLQMAAYLSLTGEVINGEDAYLMGLSSHYISHENLNSLETRLGELLLNEKTGTDSNKENIYKKVNIALEEFSSELPKDYKFKYNNHQLDVIEKVFEIDSKTSIEKILKNLDDIKNPDEIDFAQEIKSKLLTKSIPSLQVAIRLLQHNSKDNISSALKRDLFTAANFCYASKNPDSPIEFTQSVKHKLIEKNKNAYNWKQTAPLDPLQVNSLISPRPSLLTALKRNTENITWNNYPYHSKFQLPSESIINSYIKKVNETNRATDGDISRSITKKEVVNYFTNYSDDFKGKNAVDKIASLICEKNFNVDEFNGLISKSKDL; this comes from the coding sequence ATGTTGAGATCGGTTAAGCAGAAATCAAGTTTGTTAAAGAATGTTTCTACAGCTAATTATAGAAgaatgataaataataaaccattagcaaatattgaaaatgttatGAATGTGCCTGTTCATTTTACTGTTAAAGATACAGCAAGAATTATTACTTTAAATAGaccaaataaattaaatgcTTTGAATACTGAAATGTCAGATTCTATTTTCAACactttaaatgaatatgcAAAGAGTAGTGCAACaaaattgattatatttaaCTCATCTAATCAACCGAGATCTTTTTGTGCTGGCGGTGATGTTGCTACTGTtgcaattgataatttaaatcaaaagataaaagattctattaaattttttgaatctgaatattctttaaattttcaaatagcTACATATGATAAACCAATCGTTGCTATAATGAATGGTATCACAATGGGTGGTGGTGTCGGATTAGCTATACATGCTCCATTTAGAATTTCCACTGAAAATACAAAATGGGCAATGCCTGAAATGGATATTGGGTTTTTCCCAGATGTTGGTACAACTTTTGCTTTACCaagaattttaaatatttcaaatgaaaAGTTACAAATGGCAGCATATTTAAGTTTAACTGGTGAAGTTATTAATGGCGAAGATGCATATTTAATGGGTCTTTCATCACATTATATTAGTCatgaaaatttgaattctttaGAGACAAGACTAGGggaattattattaaatgaaaagacTGGTACTGATagtaataaagaaaatatttacaaaaaagttaatattGCACTTGAAGAATTTTCATCAGAATTGCCTAAAGATTATaagtttaaatataataatcatCAATTAGATGTAATTGAAAAGgtatttgaaattgattcaaagacaagtattgaaaaaatattgaaaaatttagacgatattaaaaatccagatgaaattgattttgcTCAAGAGATTAAATCTAAACTATTAACAAAATCAATTCCATCATTACAAGTAGCTATTAGGTTATTACAAcataattcaaaagataATATCAGTAGTGCTTTGAAGAGAGATCTATTCACTGCAGCAAATTTCTGTTATGCATCAAAGAACCCAGACTCTCCAATCGAATTTACACAAAGTGTTAAACATAAactaattgaaaaaaataaaaatgccTATAATTGGAAACAAACGGCACCTCTAGATCCTTTACAAGtcaattctttaatttctcCTAGACCTTCACTCTTGACAGCATTAAAGAGAAATACTGAAAACATTACTTGGAATAACTATCCATATCATTCAAAATTCCAACTTCCAAGtgaatcaataataaatagtTATATTAAAAAGGTCAATGAAACTAATAGAGCAACTGATGGTGATATAAGTAGAAGTATTACTAAAAAAGAAGTTGTCAACTATTTCACAAATTACTCAGACGATTTTAAGGGTAAAAATGCAGTTGATAAAATTGCATCATTAATTTGTGAAAAGAACTTTAATGTTGATGAGTTCAATGGTTTGATATCAAAATCCAAAGacttataa
- the TSC3 gene encoding Tsc3p (similar to Saccharomyces cerevisiae TSC3 (YBR058C-A); ancestral locus Anc_3.272), which translates to MSQDTKNTSSMKDKTTPASSMNYVETIKERKVHEGIHETWQSRLEEFSESLYWAYYIHLPYYLMTSFDSFCLHVFFLVDIELKSIWYL; encoded by the coding sequence ATGAGTCAAGACACTAAAAATACAAGTTCTATGAAAGATAAAACAACGCCAGCAAGTAGTATGAACTATGTCGAAACtataaaagaaagaaaagtaCATGAAGGTATACATGAAACATGGCAAAGCAGACTTGAAGAGTTCAGTGAGAGTTTGTATTGGGCGTATTATATCCATTTACCATACTATCTGATGACTTCGTTCGATTCATTCTGTTTGcatgtattttttttagttGATATTGAGCTTAAGTCTATTTGGTATCTTTAA
- the AKL1 gene encoding serine/threonine protein kinase AKL1 (similar to Saccharomyces cerevisiae AKL1 (YBR059C); ancestral locus Anc_3.273), protein MDSKNETVLPQAVVSSSTEEGSNYLNVKKEGDDSNQNLLITNTNQSVIDKNAYKQYESVTIEETQQVQQQLEQRVPQQQQVPQQQQVPQQQPIFPIDTYVPGHIVEVGIHKVEIIKYLAEGGFAKIYVAKFLQYIKQIDINKIQVLQPGDLICLKRVLVTDDNGLNEMRNEVSVMKKLIGAPNIVQLYDSNASRRTDGIAGYEVLLLMELCSNKSLLDYMNQRLAVKLTEPEILKIMFDVTLAVAQMHYLPIPLIHRDIKIENVLVDSQNNFKLCDFGSTSTCMPIATTHRDMAALTQNLYVHTTPQYRSPEMIDVYRCIHINEKSDIWALGIFLYKLLFYITPFERTGQFAILHSKYEFPQHSYSMKLINLIIIMLAENPNLRPNIYQVLAYICKIINIKTPIDDIYGLGPYDFQKYTNYQTALQNSQNQMYQVQIRSMQNRGILTLKDEALMNSLFIQSFEVGPKIPTNVGAYGYNENPSMISNQTNGISNSANMSLTEKFIHEFPEVPGIDSLNGNIVNNGVGSQISTTVDSNSIPGLNNSTGVNHNISIANMNENGKSPSMDDASAFFEAVNGNNSTTVPDPKDMNIIDSVVDLSHKQHLSSNPFPALSSSPTLKTNPIDSLSQEKFRQQQQFHLHSQKHILSGGSNISFTSFNSTSVQYGADNRNSTVISIPSTTVNNANLSEVIEPEVNFVSSPTDSLSMGNTIYYSNPSTKSSIAIGQAIKDELKNTNEVETPIDEVAEQNTIEDNEPQPLKKDFSKLILTDEIEFGNDQSESKANTEAPQ, encoded by the coding sequence ATGgattcaaaaaatgaaactgTACTGCCGCAAGCTGTAGTTTCTTCATCTACAGAAGAAGGTTCCAATTATTTAAACGTGAAGAAAGAAGGTGATGATTCGAAtcaaaatttgttaattacGAATACAAATCAATCTGTTATAGATAAGAATGCATATAAACAATATGAGAGTGTTACAATAGAAGAAACTCAACAAGTTCAACAGCAGCTAGAGCAACGAGTCCCACAACAGCAGCAGGTCCCACAACAACAGCAGGTCCCACAACAACAGCCTATTTTCCCAATAGATACATACGTCCCAGGACATATTGTTGAGGTCGGTATTCATAAAGTggaaattatcaaatatttagcTGAAGGTGGTTTTGCAAAGATATATGTCGCAAAATTTCTCCAATACATTAAGCAAATagatatcaataaaattcaagTTCTACAACCAGGGGACTTGATTTGTTTGAAGAGAGTGCTAGTAACAGATGATAATGGTCTGAATGAAATGAGAAATGAGGTAAGCGttatgaaaaaattgattgGGGCTCCAAATATTGTTCAATTGTATGACTCCAATGCATCAAGAAGAACAGATGGGATTGCTGGTTACGAAGTGTTGTTGTTAATGGAATTATGTTCTAATAAATCGTTATTAGACTATATGAACCAAAGATTAGCTGTAAAATTAACTGAAcctgaaattttaaaaattatgttTGACGTTACATTAGCTGTTGCTCAAATGCATTATTTACCAATTCCATTAATTCATAGAGatatcaaaattgaaaatgtgTTGGTTGATTCCCAAAATAACTTTAAACTGTGTGATTTTGGGTCTACGTCGACTTGTATGCCAATTGCAACAACTCATCGTGATATGGCAGCTCTTACACAGAACTTGTACGTACATACCACCCCACAATATAGATCTCCTGAGATGATAGATGTCTACAGATGCATTcatataaatgaaaaatcagATATTTGGGCATTGGGTATTTTTCTCTACAAATTGTTGTTTTACATAACTCCGTTTGAAAGAACAGGCCAATTCGCTATTTTGCATTCCAAATATGAATTTCCACAACATAGTtattcaatgaaattaattaatttaataattattatgtTGGCAGAAAACCCAAATTTAAGAcctaatatatatcaagTACTGGCATACATTTGcaagataataaatatcaaGACTCCCATTGACGATATCTACGGACTAGGCCCTTATGACTTCCAAAAGTATACTAACTATCAGACTGCCCTACAAAATTCCCAGAATCAAATGTATCAGGTACAAATAAGAAGTATGCAAAACAGAGGTATATTAACTCTTAAAGATGAAGCTTTGATGAACTCATTGTTTATACAAAGTTTTGAGGTTGGACCAAAAATTCCAACGAATGTAGGAGCTTATGGATATAACGAGAATCCTTCGATGATTTCCAATCAAACTAATGGAATCAGTAATAGCGCGAACATGTCACTGactgaaaaattcattCATGAATTTCCAGAAGTTCCAGGCATTGATTCGCTTAACGgtaatattgtaaataacGGTGTTGGTTCACAAATTTCAACTACGGTTGATTCAAACTCAATCCCAggtttaaataattctacTGGAGTGaatcataatatttctattGCGAATATGAATGAAAATGGGAAGTCACCTAGCATGGATGATGCATCTGCTTTCTTCGAAGCTGTAAATGGTAATAATTCCACAACAGTTCCAGATCCTAAAgatatgaatataattgattCGGTTGTTGATCTAAGCCACAAACAACATCTTTCTAGTAACCCATTCCCTGCACTATCTTCATCCCCAACATTGAAGACAAATCCTATTGATTCATTATCCCAAGAGAAGTTCCGTCAACAACAGCAATTCCATCTCCACTCGCAGAAGCATATATTATCTGGTGGTAGCAATATCTCATTCACCAGTTTTAACAGTACATCTGTTCAATACGGTGCCGACAATAGAAACAGCACGGTTATATCAATACCATCTACAACTGTCAATAATGCGAATCTATCTGAAGTGATTGAACCTGAGGtaaattttgtttcatCACCTACGGACTCATTAAGTATGGGGAatacaatttattattctaACCCCTCGACTAAATCTAGTATAGCCATTGGACAAGCAATTAAAGATGAGTTAAAAAACACAAATGAAGTCGAGACACCAATTGATGAAGTAGCTGAACAAAATACTATAGAAGACAATGAACCACAaccattgaaaaaagaCTTCTCAAAATTGATCTTAACCGATGAGATTGAATTCGGCAATGATCAAAGTGAATCAAAAGCCAATACAGAGGCACCACAATAA
- the ORC2 gene encoding origin recognition complex subunit 2 (similar to Saccharomyces cerevisiae ORC2 (YBR060C); ancestral locus Anc_3.274) → MSSPDSKNDIVEHVDILSSPSKLTYNVNSRPFIVTKKSNNRRQATRKRMSIEQIISPQKKSTRIDLEPVNLKSNEHEISHDDKSSSIFENEIKINEMLQSNGSKDTSDDNISTASGRRTRRKKVLSYNYDEGDDNIHNDKSSGDDESFQLNESEKVVEDEKEESSYVDEINDLDSSTINIKDENEALGVDLKQEPELKQEIRNNKKYSYISSLKKEILKNIGDDKKKMKGDLKPLQLTKNFKNTPLPDSNQYKPPMEKIIGSFFDTFEGYFDQRRSVRSRDKSKNTMANSKTVTREEFVAITSAFNNSLLKSSRNYLFKKQRNLYPQYWFEVSQGFSLLFYGIGSKHSYLEDFVFNYLSPELAYAAIANNPHKKITTGIPCIIINGYNPICNYRDVSKDITEALYPDELNRNESKYWDNHVLLKLQKMVEYYKTQPQDIKLIILVHNLDGPSTRKDTFQVMLSTLARIRQVALVASTDNINAPILWDNMKAQDFNFIYHDVTNFEPRQIESSFQDVMKLGSSDTKNTLEGAKYVLQSLTKNSKKMYKLLLETQLTNVELNNFSKSAKQGLAAIGVEFRTFLSECSNQFIAYNEVSLRSMLTEFIEHKMATITKDTRGAEKIWIPYSYVEIKKLLKEVLTDI, encoded by the coding sequence ATGTCAAGTCCAGACagtaaaaatgatattgtaGAGCATGTTGATATACTTTCATCACCTTCTAAGCTGACCTATAATGTCAATTCTAGGCCTTTTATAGTCACAAAGAAGTCTAATAATCGTAGACAAGCAACAAGGAAGAGAATGTCGATAGAGCAGATCATTAGTCctcaaaaaaaatcaacTAGAATAGACTTAGAACCAGTTAATTTGAAGAGTAATGAACATGAAATATCACACGATGATAAAAGTTCTTCCATTTTTGAAAACGAGATTAAGATAAATGAAATGTTGCAATCAAATGGCAGTAAGGATACAAGTGATGATAACATCAGTACTGCATCAGGCAGAAGAACGAGGCGAAAGAAAGTATTATCGTATAACTATGATGAAGGTGATGATAACATTCATAATGATAAATCCAGTGGTGATGATGAATCAtttcaattgaatgaaAGTGAAAAAGTGGTCGAAGATGAAAAGGAGGAATCGAGTTATGTCGATGAAATAAATGACCTGGATAGTAGTACCATAAACATTAAGGATGAGAATGAAGCATTAGGTGTTGACCTAAAACAAGAACCAGAACTTAAACAGGAAATAAggaataataaaaagtaTTCATATATCTCTTcattaaagaaagaaatattgaaaaatataggcgatgataagaaaaaaatgaaaggTGATTTAAAGCCATTACAATTAACtaaaaacttcaaaaataCGCCATTGCCTGATTCTAATCAATATAAACCACCTATGGAAAAAATTATCGGGTCATTTTTTGATACTTTTGAAGGTTATTTTGATCAAAGAAGATCAGTCAGATCAAGagataaatcaaaaaatacaatggcaaattcaaaaactgTTACAAGAGAAGAATTTGTAGCAATCACAAGCgcatttaataattctttgtTGAAGTCTTCTAggaattatttatttaagaaaCAACGGAATCTATATCCTCAATATTGGTTTGAAGTATCACAAGGATTCTCATTGCTTTTTTATGGAATTGGATCGAAACATTCCTATTTGGAAGattttgtatttaattATCTTTCTCCCGAATTAGCATATGCGGCGATAGCTAACAATCCtcataaaaaaataacaactGGTATTCCATGTATCATTATAAATGGTTATAATCCCATCTGTAATTATAGAGATGTATCAAAAGATATTACAGAAGCATTATATCCTGATGAATTAAATCGTAACGAATCCAAATATTGGGATAACCATGTCTTGTTGAAATTGCAAAAGATGGTCGAATATTACAAGACTCAACCTCAAGATATcaaattgattattttagTTCACAATCTAGATGGGCCTTCAACTAGAAAAGATACTTTTCAAGTTATGTTAAGTACTTTAGCTAGAATTAGACAGGTAGCACTTGTGGCGTCTACGGATAATATAAATGCCCCAATATTATGGGATAATATGAAAGCACAagatttcaattttatttatcatGATGTTACTAACTTTGAGCCTAGACAGATCGAATCATCATTCCAAGATGTCATGAAGTTAGGTAGTTCTGATACCAAGAACACTTTAGAAGGTGCTAAATATGTATTACAATCTTTAACCAagaattcaaagaaaatgtataaattattattagaaacCCAGCTAACAAATGTGGAACTTAATAATTTCAGTAAATCAGCTAAACAAGGTCTAGCTGCTATTGGGGTAGAATTTAGAACGTTCTTAAGCGAATGTTCAAATCAATTCATCGCTTATAATGAAGTTTCATTAAGAAGTATGTTAACTGAGTTCATTGAGCATAAAATGGCTACTATTACAAAGGATACTAGGGGTGCTGAAAAAATATGGATTCCTTATTCCTATGTTGAGATAAAAAAACTTCTTAAAGAAGTATTGACGGATATATAa
- the TRM7 gene encoding tRNA methyltransferase TRM7 (similar to Saccharomyces cerevisiae TRM7 (YBR061C); ancestral locus Anc_3.277), with amino-acid sequence MGKRSKDKRDLYYRKAKEQGYRARSAFKLLQLNEQYHFLDDPNLKRVVDLCAAPGSWSQVLSRKLFVDNKSEDDSGKKIIAVDLQPMSPIDNVTCLQADITHPKTFNKILELFGNEKAQFVCSDGAPDVTGLHDLDEYVQQQLIMSALQLTTCILEKGGVFIAKIFRGRDIDLLYSQLGFLFKKIICAKPRSSRGTSLEAFIVCLDYCPPKDWVPKLDLNKSVTEFFEGCNIKEIHNNSIITKWYEEDRDIVDFMTCGSLDAYDSDATYHIDVKDELSNDLLNVSLNPVQMPTNPPYKRALELKRKGKLTRSI; translated from the coding sequence ATGGGTAAAAGAAGTAAAGATAAGCGAGACTTATATTATAGGAAAGCTAAGGAACAAGGGTATAGAGCCAGGTCTGCATTCAAGTTGCTGCAATTGAATGAGCAGTATCATTTTTTGGATGACccaaatttgaaaagagTTGTTGATTTATGTGCAGCTCCTGGTTCATGGTCACAAGTTTTATCtagaaaattatttgttgaTAATAAGTCAGAAGATGATAGTGgtaaaaaaatcattgcAGTCGATTTGCAACCAATGTCCCCAATTGATAATGTTACGTGCCTGCAAGCTGATATTACGCATCCAAAAACATTCAATAAGattttagaattatttgGTAATGAAAAAGCACAGTTTGTTTGCAGTGATGGTGCACCAGATGTGACAGGTTTACATGATTTAGATGAATATGTTCAACAACAATTGATTATGAGTGCATTGCAATTGACAACATGCATATTGGAGAAAGGTGGTGTTTTCATTGCCAAAATTTTTAGAGGTAGAGATATCGATTTGTTATATTCACAATTAGGATTccttttcaaaaaaatcatatGTGCTAAACCAAGATCTTCAAGAGGTACATCATTAGAAGCTTTTATTGTTTGTTTAGATTACTGTCCACCTAAAGATTGGGTTCCTAAAttagatttaaataaatcgGTTACAGAATTTTTTGAAGGTTGCAACATCAAAGAAATacataataattcaatcaTAACGAAATGGTATGAAGAAGATAGAGATATAGTAGATTTCATGACATGTGGCAGCTTAGATGCATATGATTCAGATGCCACATATCACATTGATGTTAAAGACGAGTTATCTAATGACTTATTAAACGTATCTCTAAATCCAGTTCAAATGCCTACAAACCCACCATATAAAAGAGCTCTagaattaaaaagaaaggGTAAACTAACACGCtctatataa